The following are from one region of the Stanieria cyanosphaera PCC 7437 genome:
- a CDS encoding NAD(P)/FAD-dependent oxidoreductase has translation MSTTTKEIHHQIVIIGGGAAGITVASQLLAANQNLELALIEPSDKHYYQPAWTLVGGGAYQAEATVKLEKEVIPSQATWIKDYCQNLDPDNNAVITQNGTKITYDYLVVCPGIQIDWHLVEGLPDALGKNGVCSNYAYEQAPKTWEMISNFQGGTAIFTYPNTQIKCAGAPQKIMYLADDTFRDQGIRNKSKIIYCTAAGGIFGVPAYAKPLMEVVNRKDIELKTNHNLKAIKADTKEAIFTVTTAEGIADVTIKYDLIHVTPPMSAPDFIKNSKLADGDGWVDVDKYSLQHKTYPNVFSLGDASSLPTSKTAAAVRAEAPVLVQNLLSVMASQSLDKQYDGYACCPLITGYGKVIFAEFDYDKNPSPTFPLDPAKERYSMWLLKKYGLPYLYWNRMLKGKSFERSLLKN, from the coding sequence ATGTCAACCACAACCAAAGAAATTCATCATCAAATTGTCATCATTGGCGGAGGCGCAGCAGGAATTACAGTTGCTTCTCAACTGTTGGCAGCTAACCAAAATTTAGAGCTTGCCCTGATCGAACCTTCAGACAAACATTACTATCAACCAGCTTGGACTTTAGTTGGTGGTGGTGCTTATCAAGCAGAAGCTACGGTTAAACTAGAAAAAGAAGTTATTCCTTCCCAAGCTACTTGGATTAAAGATTATTGTCAAAATTTAGACCCTGACAACAATGCAGTAATTACTCAAAACGGTACTAAAATTACCTACGATTATTTGGTAGTATGTCCAGGAATTCAAATCGACTGGCATCTAGTTGAAGGTTTACCAGATGCATTGGGTAAAAATGGAGTTTGTAGCAATTATGCCTACGAACAAGCTCCAAAAACCTGGGAGATGATTAGCAATTTCCAAGGCGGTACAGCCATCTTTACCTATCCCAACACTCAGATCAAATGTGCTGGCGCGCCTCAAAAAATTATGTATCTAGCTGATGATACTTTTCGCGATCAAGGAATACGTAACAAATCTAAGATTATTTATTGCACAGCAGCAGGAGGTATTTTTGGTGTGCCTGCCTATGCTAAACCTTTAATGGAAGTAGTCAATCGCAAAGATATCGAACTCAAAACTAATCACAATCTTAAAGCGATCAAAGCTGATACTAAAGAAGCCATTTTTACTGTCACCACTGCTGAAGGTATTGCAGACGTAACAATTAAATACGATCTGATTCACGTTACGCCTCCGATGAGTGCGCCAGATTTTATTAAAAATAGTAAATTAGCTGATGGCGATGGTTGGGTAGACGTAGATAAATACAGTTTGCAACATAAAACTTATCCTAATGTCTTTTCTTTGGGTGATGCTTCTTCTTTGCCTACTTCTAAAACTGCTGCTGCGGTACGTGCAGAAGCCCCTGTTTTAGTTCAAAATTTACTCTCAGTAATGGCTTCTCAATCTTTGGATAAACAATACGATGGTTATGCCTGTTGTCCCCTAATTACTGGCTATGGCAAGGTAATTTTTGCCGAATTTGATTATGATAAGAATCCTAGTCCTACCTTTCCTCTCGATCCCGCTAAAGAAAGATACAGTATGTGGCTGTTGAAAAAATACGGTTTGCCCTATTTGTATTGGAATCGAATGTTAAAAGGAAAATCTTTTGAAAGATCTCTTTTGAAAAATTAA